In one Methylocaldum szegediense genomic region, the following are encoded:
- a CDS encoding response regulator transcription factor, with translation MDILLVEDDERIVEFVRRGLKAEGYKVDVARTGREATALATVGDYRLIILDRKLPDLTGLEVCERLRADEIDTPILMLTAMDTVQDKVTGLRAGADDYMTKPFSFEELLARIEALMRRRGGGLKMESRELRVADLVLNLDTHEVRRGSRVIELTPKEFALLESFMRSPGKVLSRTRILEQVWGYSADPMTNVVDVYVRQLRRKIDEGYEHKLLKTVRGYGYKLDASCETDRIAQDEA, from the coding sequence TTGGACATTCTGTTGGTAGAAGACGACGAGCGTATTGTCGAATTCGTCAGGCGCGGACTGAAGGCGGAGGGGTATAAGGTGGATGTCGCCCGGACCGGACGGGAAGCGACCGCGCTCGCTACGGTGGGGGATTACCGACTGATTATCCTGGATCGAAAACTACCTGATTTGACCGGTCTAGAGGTGTGCGAGCGGCTGCGCGCCGACGAGATCGACACCCCCATACTCATGCTGACGGCCATGGACACGGTGCAGGACAAGGTGACCGGTCTTCGCGCCGGGGCCGACGACTATATGACAAAGCCCTTTTCGTTCGAGGAACTGCTCGCACGCATTGAAGCGCTGATGCGCCGGCGCGGCGGAGGACTCAAGATGGAATCCAGGGAACTCCGTGTCGCCGATCTGGTGCTGAACTTGGACACGCACGAAGTCCGGCGTGGCAGCCGGGTGATCGAGCTTACGCCCAAAGAGTTCGCGCTGCTGGAGAGCTTCATGCGGTCTCCCGGCAAGGTCTTGAGCCGGACCCGAATCCTGGAGCAGGTCTGGGGTTACAGCGCCGATCCCATGACCAATGTGGTTGACGTTTATGTCCGCCAGCTGCGGCGCAAGATCGACGAAGGCTACGAACACAAGCTCCTCAAGACCGTTCGCGGTTACGGTTACAAGTTGGACGCGTCGTGCGAAACAGACAGGATTGCTCAGGATGAGGCTTAG